Within the Gammaproteobacteria bacterium genome, the region GCGCGCCGCCTTGTAGACGATCTTGATGATCACCTTCCATTGCGGCGCACCCAGGGCGGCGGCGGCTTCCCGCATATGGTCCGGCACCAGGCGCATCATGTCTTCCGTGGTACGCACCACCACGGGGATGACGATAATCGCCAAAGCGACCGAACCGGCCCAGCCCGAGAAGTGCCCCATGGTCACCACGACGATCTCGTAAACGAACACGCCGATGACGATGGACGGGGCGCTGAGCAGGATGTCGTTGATGAAGCGAATTACCGGAGAGATCTTGGCAGCTCGACCATATTCGGAGAGATACGTCCCGGCGAAAATACCGATCGGCGTGCCGATCAGAACCCCGACGACCGTAAGCAGAATACTGCCAACCAACGCATTCTTGATGCCGCCACCCGCGGTACCCGGGCCAGGTGTGTTCTGGGTAAACACCTGCAGGTCCAGGTGGCCGATGCCCTGGCTCACCAGAACCCACAGCAGCCAGGCAAGAAAGAACAGCCCGAACAGGGTCGTCGCCATGGAAGCCGTCAAATTAATGACGTTAACGGCCTTGCGTCGTGTGTAGATATTGATCACGTCAAATACCTCAGGACCGTTTGCCTTCCTGGCTGGAGGCCAGTTTGAGCAGCAGCAGCTTGGAAATCGCCAGCACGATGAAGGTGATGATGAACAACATCAGACCAAGCGCGATCAGCGAAGAGGTATAAAGCTCGCCATCCGCCTCGGTGAATTCGTTGGCGATGGTCGAAGCAATCGAGTTACCGGGCATGAACAGTGAGGCGTGCAGATCATGCGCGTTGCCGATCACGAAGGTGACCGCCATGGTCTCGCCCAGCGCCCGACCCAACCCCAGCATGATGCCGCCGACCACACCGATCTTGGTATAGGGCAGCACCACACGCCAGACCACCTCCCAGGTGGTGCAGCCGATGCCGTAGGCCGATTCCTTGAGTACTTCAGGGACGATCTCGAACACGTCACGCATCACCGAGGCGATGAAGGGGATGATCATGATCGAGAGAATAATGCCGGCCGTGAACACGCTGATCCCGATCGGCGGCCCCTGGAACATAGGGCCGATAAGCGGGAGGTCACCGAAGAGGTCGGTCAAAATCGGTTGAATATGGTCGGCGAAAAAGGGCGCAAAGATGAACAGCCCCCACATGCCGTAGATGATACTGGGAATCGCAGCCAGCAGTTCGATCGCCGTGCCCACGGGGCGCTTAAGCCACTCCGGGGCGAGTTCGGTGATGAACAGCGCGATACCAAAACTGACCGGCAGACCGATGATCAGGGCAATCAGGGACGAAACCAGCGTCCCAACGATCGGTGACAGTCCGCCGAAAACCGATGTCGCAGGATTCCACTCCTCCGACGTATAAAACTTGAAAAAGCCGAACTTCTCGAACGCAGGCATCGACCCGTGCGCCAGCATCACGATGATGCCGAGCAGGGTAACCAGGACGAGGATCGCAAAAAACCAGGAAATGCCCTTGAACAGCCAGTCACCCGCGGCCTGTGCCTTGCCTGTCGGTGACGCGAGCTCTTTGGCTATAGCCTCGCCTGCTGCGCTCATAACTACCTCACAGATTACAGGACTTCGTGGAAATGCCGGCCCGGACAAAGCCCGGGCCGGCAAGTCTAGCAATCATCCCTGATACAGTCATCTGTCCAATGAATGGCTTAGTTCTGCATCATGCTGGCGGTCCACACGGCCTTGCCGTCGGTACCGTGCAGTTCCTTAGCCCAGGTATCCTCAACCATCTTCACGACGGCGGCGGGCATCGGGACGTAGTCCAGCTGCTCGGCCATCTTCTGGCCGTGATGATAGGACCAGTCGAAGAACTTCAGCACGGCCTTGGCAACCTCAGGCTTCGTCTGGGTCTTGTAGACCAGGATGAAGCTGGCACCGGTGATCGGCCAGGACTTGGCGCCAGGCTGATCGGTCAGCACCATGTAGTAACCCGGAGCGTTCTTCCAATCGGCGCCGGCAGCAGCGGCCTGGAAGTTCTCGGAGGTCGGGGCAACATAGTGACCGGCACGGTTCTTCAGCAGCACGTAGGTCATCTTGTTCTGCAGGGCATAGGCATACTCGACGTAGCCGATGGAACCCTTGATGCGGTTCACGTAGGCGGCCACACCCTGGTTGCCCTTACCACCCACACCGACGGGCCAGCTGACGGCCTTGTTGTTGCCGACCTTGTCGGCCCAGGCCTTGCTGACCTTGGTCAGGTAGTTGGTGTAGATGAAGGTGGTGCCGGAACCGTCGGAACGATGCACGACAGTGATGGCCTCGTTGGGCAGGCTCACGCCCTTGTTCAGCGCAGCAATGCGGCTGTCGTTCCAGCGCTTGATCTTGCCCAGGAAGATGTCAGCCAGGGTCGTACCGTCGAGGTGCAGCTTGCCGGCCTTCA harbors:
- the pstA gene encoding phosphate ABC transporter permease PstA, with product MATTLFGLFFLAWLLWVLVSQGIGHLDLQVFTQNTPGPGTAGGGIKNALVGSILLTVVGVLIGTPIGIFAGTYLSEYGRAAKISPVIRFINDILLSAPSIVIGVFVYEIVVVTMGHFSGWAGSVALAIIVIPVVVRTTEDMMRLVPDHMREAAAALGAPQWKVIIKIVYKAARSGIMTGIILAVARISGETAPLLFTALNNQFWTTNMNQPMANLPVMIFDYAMSPYTNWQELAWVGALLITASVLALNIFARIFLRPHK
- the pstC gene encoding phosphate ABC transporter permease subunit PstC, whose product is MSAAGEAIAKELASPTGKAQAAGDWLFKGISWFFAILVLVTLLGIIVMLAHGSMPAFEKFGFFKFYTSEEWNPATSVFGGLSPIVGTLVSSLIALIIGLPVSFGIALFITELAPEWLKRPVGTAIELLAAIPSIIYGMWGLFIFAPFFADHIQPILTDLFGDLPLIGPMFQGPPIGISVFTAGIILSIMIIPFIASVMRDVFEIVPEVLKESAYGIGCTTWEVVWRVVLPYTKIGVVGGIMLGLGRALGETMAVTFVIGNAHDLHASLFMPGNSIASTIANEFTEADGELYTSSLIALGLMLFIITFIVLAISKLLLLKLASSQEGKRS
- the pstS gene encoding phosphate ABC transporter substrate-binding protein PstS, which gives rise to MFKRIAKTAAAAVVSFGLMGVAHAEVKEINGAGATFPYPVYSKWAEAYNKATGVKFNYQAIGSGGGIKQIKAKTVDFGASDAPLKAAELDKAGLMQFPMIMGGVVPVVNVPGLKAGKLHLDGTTLADIFLGKIKRWNDSRIAALNKGVSLPNEAITVVHRSDGSGTTFIYTNYLTKVSKAWADKVGNNKAVSWPVGVGGKGNQGVAAYVNRIKGSIGYVEYAYALQNKMTYVLLKNRAGHYVAPTSENFQAAAAGADWKNAPGYYMVLTDQPGAKSWPITGASFILVYKTQTKPEVAKAVLKFFDWSYHHGQKMAEQLDYVPMPAAVVKMVEDTWAKELHGTDGKAVWTASMMQN